CGCCCGCGGATCCGTTCGCCGAGCGACAGCATCCCGTTCCTCCGGAGTGGTCGGGTGGATGAGGTCTGCGACGTGCCCCCGAACTCCGCGCGAGTTAGGCTCAACGGCGGGCGCTTCCTCCGACAATCCGTCAACCGGGTCTGCGGACAGTTTAATGGTACAATATGCGTAACGGCGCTGCACGCTCTGTTATAATCGGCTGTGCCGGCCCACTCTGCGGCCGGCCACGATACGGTGAAAGTACGGGCCCACGTAGCTCAGGCGGCAGAGCGTGTCCTTGGTAAGGACAAGGTCACCGGTTCGAATCCGGTCGTGGGCTCCAGGAACCGCCCCCAAGCCCGATCACAGCGGGGTTTTCCCGTGCACCGATGAGCGATGGGGGTACTCGCGAGATCGGATGCATCGGCTCGCGGGCGTACGGAATCGGATAAGGCGCGGGAAGACGGCGCGAACGGAGGCCGGAGATGGCGAAGGCGAAATTTGAGCGGACGAAGCCGCACGTCAACGTGGGGACGATCGGGCACGTGGACCACGGGAAGACGACGCTGACGGCGGCGATCACGGGGGTGCTGGCGAGCCTGGGGAAGACGAAGG
The DNA window shown above is from bacterium and carries:
- a CDS encoding GTP-binding protein, with the protein product MAKAKFERTKPHVNVGTIGHVDHGKTTLTAAITGVLASLGKTK